The following proteins are co-located in the Aquarana catesbeiana isolate 2022-GZ linkage group LG02, ASM4218655v1, whole genome shotgun sequence genome:
- the LOC141129678 gene encoding histone H1.5-like translates to MTETESAPAAAPPAEPAAKKKPAKKAAAGGAKKGSKKPSGPSVSELLVKAVAASKERSGVSLSALKKVLSAGGYDVDKNNSRLKIAIRGLVTKGTLVQVKGHGASGSFKINKKQEDKAAGAKKSTKKPSAAAKSPKKPAAKKPAKSPKKKTTTKAPTAAKSPKKAAKKPAKKPAAAKAKKVTKSPKKPKAAAKPKKVAKSPAKKAAKPKTAAKPKKAAPKKK, encoded by the coding sequence ATGACGGAGACTGAGAGCGCCCCAGCCGCCGCTCCTCCAGCGGAGCCCGCCGCCAAGAAGAAGCCGGCCAAGAAGGCGGCAGCCGGAGGAGCCAAGAAAGGCAGCAAGAAGCCGTCCGGTCCCAGCGTGTCCGAGCTCCTCGTCAAAGCCGTGGCCGCTTCCAAAGAGCGCAGCGGGGTCTCCCTGTCCGCCCTCAAGAAGGTCCTGTCCGCCGGAGGATACGATGTGGACAAGAACAACAGCCGCCTCAAGATCGCCATTAGGGGGCTGGTGACTAAGGGGACCCTCGTCCAGGTCAAAGGACATGGAGCCTCCGGATCCTTCAAGATCAACAAGAAGCAGGAGGACAAGGCGGCAGGCGCCAAGAAAAGCACCAAGAAGCCATCGGCTGcggccaagtcccccaagaagccggccgccaagaagccagccaagtcccccaagaagaagACCACCACCAAAGCCCCCACCGCAGCCAAGAGCCCCAAGAAGGCCGCCAAGAAACCCGCAAAAAAGCCTGCAGCTGCCAAAGCCAAGAAGGTGACAAAGAGCCCCAAGAAGCCCAAAGCTGCAGCCAAGCCGAAAAAAGTCGCCAAGAGTCCGGCTAAGAAGGCGGCTAAACCCAAGACAGCAGCCAAGCCCAAGAAGGCCGCTCCAAAGAAGAAATAA